One Pelmatolapia mariae isolate MD_Pm_ZW linkage group LG1, Pm_UMD_F_2, whole genome shotgun sequence genomic window, CCAAAGCCGATGATGTCTGCTCCGGCCACTTTCTTTATATGGTCGAAATGATCTATAATGAAAGCAACAAACTTGAGAATGAAGTGAATGGACAGAAGATAGCTTTGAgaataaaaagataaatgttaatgtttgattTGTTTACAGCAGATGTCACAGCAGTAATTTACCTGCGACATCAGACAATTTAGCCGTATTGCTGCAGGTCACATAGTCATTGTAGAAGTTGACCATCACAATTCCTTTAGTTTCATTCTGGAGAGACAGACTGGTGTTAAATGGCTCTGATCTACTGCAGAGAATGACAGAAAGTCAAGAAAAGCATCAACCGGGCCAGGAAATGCACGTCCCAATGATCCGCATGAGTGCACTGACCTCTGCTACGTTTCCTGGTTATAACTTTACGTGTATCATTTTACAGTGCTGTACAAtaactttcttgtttttatctTACTTTATTGACTTTAAGAGGTAAGTTGTCATTATGCATCATTTAACTTGATCCATTTACAGCCATTTGCAGCTCATCTGTTGCATAAAGAGCTTTTATGGATGCGTTATCTAAGACCCCGAGCAGCAGTTCAATGTCAGCTGGCTGCGTGTTTTACTGTGATCAGGTGATCTGTTCATGCATTTTGCTCCCCCACATCCAGATCACTTACAACATCAGTGGTGCACTTGGGCCCAGTTTTGTGTTATTTCTAAGAGCTTACAAGAGCTAAATATTATTCCTATTACACTCCATTAATTTGATGTAAAAGTTTCAGGCAAAAGGTTGTGGATGCTAACTTGTCAAAGTACAATATATTGTTATAATTTAAACCCTCTATTTGCATTGTGACTCCTTGCTTTTACTCCTACTTTTCAGATGGTTTCAACTATTTGAGGAGCAAACACCAAAGACGATGTAATAATAGAGAGAATAAAACAATAACCATGTGAAGTATTCATATACTACTGCTGATCTTCACGAGGTCCTCAGCCTTTAGGTTGACCTGCTGTTTCTTTCGTTCGTGTCTCGTGAACTCACCACTCGTCTTAGGACATCATCTGGGACGTTCCTCTTATGTGGACAGACGGCGTATGCGGAGGAGTGGCTGAAGATGACCGGAGCTTTAGACAGGGTCAGCACCTGGTTCATCACCTCCTCACTAACATGAGCCAGGTCGATCAGCATCCCCAGGCGGTTCAGTTCCACAATTACTTGCTGTAGTGAGAATGCACTTTGGTTACTACTGTGGTTGtaatagttttgtattttctgattACTCCTTATTTATATattagtttcagttagtttcAGTGAGGGTTGGGAGGATGTGCCCAGTGTTTCAGCACTGATCTTTttaagtattattttatttagcaCATAAGCTAAGAGGTAAGATTTAAGAAAAtctgtataataataataataataataataataataataataataataataataattattattattattattattagttgtgttttcactcacattatAGTCCTTTACTGTTTTCAGATTAAAGCTAATAAAGACCCAGAGTTGATAGGAACTAGCTGCTGCATATCACCGATACATTGATCATTAATTTGTTTATGTAATCATGCgtcagcaattttttttattagtctgCTGTTATCTAACGCCATCACAAACAGCTCCAACACTCCCTCCACCTCACCTCACTAAGCTCATGTTCATGTGCGTGTTATCAACAGCAGAGGTTTTTACACCAATTCCACCAGTATAACCTCTGGcaataaatgttattttctttgaAGTGCCTCAGAAGAAACTTTGGGCTAATGTCGTTAAGCTATAAAACATAATAACGAAATACTTTTTTATTGATACTCTGTCAGTGTTTTCTGATGCTGCTTTTCAGAGTTAATGAGGTCATGGTTTTTACAAATGGCTGTCAGCAGTCCGAGTTGTAGCTCTCTCCTGATCACTTGCGTATATGTTGACAATAATTTGAACCTCAAATTCATCTCTCCTTCAGGCCTGCTGtcacttattttcagtccagtttttgTGTAAAAGGCCTCTTAAATAGTTAACATAAAGAGATTCTTAAACATTTTGAAAGTAGTGATTTACCATTTACACAACAAGGtcagctttaaataaaaaaagaggaacAGGAATAAAGCTACACAAAAGATGTTAATGTGTAACATAGTACTCCCAGAAATAATGATTTCCCACGTTTGTATCACTGACCTTGCCAAAAGAAGAGAGGCCGTTATGCTCCGATGGCTCTGATCCAGTGTCCACGAGCCAGTTATCTACCCTGTGAATGAAAAAACAAGTGTTAGTAAACATGCAAAACTTAAGACAACGAACAATCTGGAACTCATTTAAAGTAAACTGAAGTGTTCATTAACATTTTATGAAACACTGAGAAAGATGTACAAAGATATTTTAAGGTCTTTCTCTATGATTTCAGACATAGTAGATTATATAAAGTTCACTGTTTTCCCcattctaaaaacaaaaacaaaaataaaagaattggTAAAGCAATTTAGTAATATAGTTTAACATCTTCCTGGAGGCTGATGTTCACATGGTGAGGTGCAGACCTCCCTTTCTTTCATACATGTCTGCACAAAacctttacaaaaacaaacaaacaaacaacctttatttgtcacatacgcAATCATACAGAGTACAACATGTAGTGAAATCCTTGTGTCCGAGCTGCAGACAGGCTGCAGACGTAGCCGCACCATTCCAGGGTTTGTTTTTagcatggggggggggggggggggggtctagccaggacccttactggatccTCAGCTGCACTGAGTAGGAGATGCTCTGTACACATGTATCGTGACACAAAAGGCATTCTATTCTCTTTCTATTTCCTAAATTTAACCAGCTGCTGGTTGCACCTGGTTGGTTCACTGTTGAGGTAAAGCATATCAGTACAAATTCACCTGCCAGTGAATGTGATACTGCTGCCTGAGTGGGCCTGCAGGAATCCCCCGTGCTCtccacagctctaatgcaacataTGAACCTTACTGTCGGCTCAGTTAATGAATGGAAACAGTGCAAACACGATCCAGAGGAAGTTATTGTTCACATAAGACATCTCTTgattctttttcacatgaattTATTATTGAAAACGTCACTCAGTGACACAGCCCCTAACtctgcattttctgtttattgttgtgtaattgtaatttgGATAAGCATTCATCTGAATGGGGAAGTGAAAGCATGTGACTGAGCATATTTACTCAGCTGAAAATTTTACAGAACTAGAACTAATAGCTACTATATTTTCTGCATGGAAAACGTATGCCACATAAATATAGAGGCTCAGTTTCCCAGACTAGTTCTCAAAAACACTTTTCAGTGAAGATGTTGACTGAATTTGTCATTGTGATGGATTTTTGTCTGTGACCAGGCTCGATCCATGCCTCGCAAATCACTATGGCTATTTTCAATTTTCTTAGCAAAATATAACGAAACGATGTGTTTATCAAGACTTTTGCGCAGCATTACAGTCAATCAATAGAAACGTGAAAACAACTAACTCATTGTTTGTATTCTTCTGAGAAttcaaacacatttctttatatAAGTAACAGCAAATTTATTGATCTTTGAGGTAACGTTCTGACCGATGCCTTAAAATGTGGTGGTGGCTCTTACCAAGGTGTGTTGCAGGAGTGGGTAAGTGTGAGGTAGCGCACCCCCAGCTGGTACATGGTGCGCAGGGTCCCCAGACTGCTGTCGAGTGAGTGACCACCCTCAACCCCAATCAGACTGGCGGTCTTATTCATATTAAAGGCCTCCAAGATGTCTGTGCAGACATGACAGTTGATGTGTGATACAGCCAGGAGAAAGACAGCTATGAACTGTCGGAGTCAGTGTCTCACCTTGGCTACTGGTGGCAAACATGAAGATTTCGGGGTATTTCTGACACATCCTGTGAATCACGTCTATCTGCTCCAGCGTTTGTCTGACAGCATCTTTGTACTGAGTGTCACAGGGGACGTAAGCTGCCCAGAACTGATGACCAGAGCAAAGTATATACTATGTATAATTAACTTTCAAAGTTAAACAGAGATGAATAAAATACAATCATACTCtcaaacacatatgcacaatGCTGTAAAAAGGTATTTGCCCCCCTCATCACATGAATGGTAATATTACACAAAGATAATcaagtaaatataaaaaactgtttttaaatgatgacttcatttattaagggaagGACTTACAAAGCCCTTGACTTTACAGACTGACAAATTGTTTCTTTGCTGTTTAATTAGATCgtggcatgatgtgttgcttgtTGTGATCCTACTTGTGTTTGTCAGACAgcttctatttaagtgatttcttgattcagcaGGGTGTGGCTAATTCATCATTTAATTTGTGGGTGTGGGTGGAGGAGGCTTAGTGTCTTCTTTTTCATGGCACtgattgtgagtgattgctggAAGCTAATGACTGTCACTAGGAAAGTGATTGCTAAAGCTCAAGTCACGCAAGTCTACAGATCAGTAACCACCTGTTGCTAGGGAAAAGTGTGCACATCCTAACCAGTTGGTTAAAATTTCCTTGTGATTGGTTTGGTCGCTATGATATTGCTGCGGTCCTCTGTAGTTTGCATAGAAGTGACGGACTTGTGTACGTTCTGAGTCAGTAACATCCCGGGACCACAACCACCCAGTCTGTGAATACATGTCTTCCTAGCAACGACTGTTTGTATCACAGCCCATGTAGCCAACACCTCTTGCGCAATGCACATGACATCATTCAAGAAACTTTAATAG contains:
- the dpep1 gene encoding dipeptidase 1: MLHRVNLASCLVLWITSCAITLAVDPNDYMARALQLMSETPLIDGHNDLPWQLRSQFNNQLNKVDLHTLANTHTNIPKIKDGRLGAQFWAAYVPCDTQYKDAVRQTLEQIDVIHRMCQKYPEIFMFATSSQDILEAFNMNKTASLIGVEGGHSLDSSLGTLRTMYQLGVRYLTLTHSCNTPWVDNWLVDTGSEPSEHNGLSSFGKQVIVELNRLGMLIDLAHVSEEVMNQVLTLSKAPVIFSHSSAYAVCPHKRNVPDDVLRRVNETKGIVMVNFYNDYVTCSNTAKLSDVADHFDHIKKVAGADIIGFGGDYDGVPRVPEGLEDVSKVPNLVAELLRRGWTDEEVKAALGNNLLRVMSEVEKVRDSMSSVSPDDVPIPYEDVQMNPCRTSFGYPSTTGSNGSAHSLSTLALLITLALQAWITSTG